One genomic window of Acidobacteriota bacterium includes the following:
- a CDS encoding PQQ-binding-like beta-propeller repeat protein — MTRLRWSSALIAGLVLAGLVSAGGASAQDGGWTHWGADEGSTRYAPFDQIHAENFENLEVAWLWRGDNYGPTVDNVMRSTPIYAEGKLFGVAGYRRTVVAMDPATGETLWTFREPTTKRWENSMRKNYGKGVAYEVVNGEGRIYVVTPGFFLHALDPDTGDPIESFGNEGTVDLLADFGYEYHPTDGLPSTVGYITNSSPPIVVNGVVVVGNSHEQGYRQTRQENVPGHILAYDAASGEHLWKFNVIPQSESEFGFDTWENDAWQWTGNVSAWAPLSADSDRGLVYVVTDPPTNDYWGGFHPGDNLFATSILALDVRTGQREWHFQTVHHDIWNRDNPTAPNLLDVTIDGREVPILVQTTKQAFAYVFNRETGEPIWPIEERPVPRGHVPGEWYSPTQPFPTKPAAYDLQDITADDLIDFTPELREQALEILDQYEYGSMFTPPLHPDNDLGKRGAIHCPGPGGGTNITGGTAADPETGILYAASMTLCAAPILSPGEVGDAADPNPIGRTVAKYATDNGFLQGPQGLPLFKPPYGRITAIDMNTGDTLWTIPNGDTPERIRNHPALEGVDLPNTGVRSQALTLVSRTLLMYSEGRGARPLLYAVDKTNGERLGTVEMPAPATSIPMSYMHEGRQYIVVPIAGGSDRLPGSLVSLALPE; from the coding sequence ATGACGCGATTGCGATGGAGTAGCGCGCTGATCGCCGGGTTGGTGCTGGCCGGACTCGTGAGCGCCGGTGGGGCTTCGGCGCAGGACGGCGGCTGGACGCATTGGGGCGCCGACGAGGGCAGCACCCGCTATGCGCCGTTCGACCAGATCCACGCAGAGAACTTCGAGAATCTGGAGGTCGCCTGGCTCTGGCGCGGCGACAACTACGGGCCGACCGTCGACAACGTCATGCGGTCGACGCCGATCTACGCCGAGGGCAAGCTCTTCGGCGTGGCCGGCTACCGCCGCACCGTCGTCGCCATGGACCCGGCGACCGGCGAGACCCTCTGGACCTTCCGCGAGCCGACGACGAAGCGCTGGGAGAACTCCATGCGCAAGAACTACGGGAAGGGCGTCGCCTACGAGGTCGTGAACGGCGAGGGGCGCATCTACGTCGTGACGCCCGGGTTCTTCCTCCACGCGCTCGACCCCGACACCGGCGACCCGATCGAGAGCTTCGGCAACGAGGGCACGGTCGATCTGCTGGCCGATTTCGGCTACGAGTACCATCCGACCGACGGGCTTCCGTCCACCGTCGGCTACATCACCAATTCCTCACCCCCGATCGTCGTCAACGGGGTGGTCGTGGTCGGCAACTCGCACGAGCAGGGCTACCGGCAGACGCGCCAGGAGAACGTGCCGGGGCACATCCTGGCCTACGACGCGGCCAGCGGCGAGCACCTCTGGAAGTTCAACGTGATCCCGCAATCCGAGAGCGAGTTCGGCTTCGACACGTGGGAGAACGACGCCTGGCAGTGGACCGGCAACGTCTCGGCCTGGGCGCCGCTGTCGGCCGACTCCGACCGCGGCCTCGTCTACGTGGTGACCGACCCGCCGACCAACGACTACTGGGGTGGCTTCCATCCGGGCGACAACCTGTTCGCGACCAGCATCCTGGCCCTCGACGTGCGCACGGGCCAGCGGGAGTGGCACTTCCAGACCGTGCACCACGACATCTGGAACCGCGACAACCCGACCGCCCCGAACCTGCTCGACGTCACCATCGACGGGCGTGAGGTGCCGATCCTCGTGCAGACGACCAAGCAGGCGTTCGCCTACGTCTTCAATCGCGAGACCGGCGAGCCGATCTGGCCCATCGAGGAGCGTCCCGTGCCGCGCGGCCACGTGCCGGGCGAGTGGTACTCGCCGACGCAGCCGTTCCCGACGAAGCCGGCCGCGTACGACCTGCAGGACATCACCGCGGACGACCTGATCGACTTCACGCCCGAGCTCCGCGAGCAGGCGCTGGAGATTCTCGACCAGTACGAGTACGGCTCGATGTTCACGCCGCCGCTGCACCCCGACAACGACCTCGGCAAGCGGGGGGCGATTCACTGTCCCGGCCCCGGCGGCGGGACCAACATCACCGGCGGCACGGCGGCCGACCCGGAGACAGGGATCCTCTACGCGGCGTCGATGACCCTGTGCGCGGCGCCGATCCTGAGCCCCGGCGAGGTGGGGGACGCCGCCGATCCGAACCCGATCGGCCGCACCGTGGCGAAGTACGCCACCGACAACGGGTTCCTGCAGGGCCCGCAGGGCCTCCCGCTCTTCAAGCCGCCCTACGGCCGGATCACCGCCATCGACATGAACACCGGCGACACGCTGTGGACCATCCCCAACGGGGACACGCCGGAGCGGATCCGGAACCACCCGGCCCTGGAAGGCGTCGATCTCCCGAACACCGGGGTGCGCAGCCAGGCGCTGACGCTGGTGAGCCGGACGCTGCTGATGTACAGCGAGGGGCGCGGCGCCCGGCCGCTGCTGTACGCGGTGGACAAGACTAACGGTGAGAGGCTCGGGACGGTCGAGATGCCGGCGCCGGCCACCAGCATTCCGATGAGCTACATGCACGAGGGCCGGCAGTACATCGTCGTTCCCATCGCCGGCGGTTCGGACCGCCTGCCGGGGTCGCTCGTGTCGCTGGCGCTGCCGGAGTAG
- a CDS encoding lipocalin-like domain-containing protein has translation MCMASRYTRLLVVGGFVVALLACGGSAGPGDAPGSSAAEPLSAGQRQLVGTWSLASIERRSADDELLAAPLEDRLGYLIYDASGYMGVTIMRPDRVPYSEAGPTADEALAQFGSYTSYFGPFTVDDVEGAVTHHVEASLDPRGAGSEYRRFYTLVEDRLTLQPPAGADGSKTLVTWVRQPDLPQSEVTDTHTALFGAYRIDSVARHTTDGFPVEIDQYETGYIFYAPSGHMSVHLVRPGRSAFAGDSPTADEALRLTETYGSYFGPFSVREMAGCITCPGPRDQGYLTHHLTGSTNPRGTGTDARRYYELTDTDLTLRPPVGTDDEGREVVTAIRWERLLRR, from the coding sequence ATGTGCATGGCCAGCCGTTACACGCGTCTCCTGGTGGTCGGCGGATTCGTCGTCGCGCTACTGGCGTGCGGCGGTTCCGCCGGTCCCGGCGATGCCCCCGGGTCATCCGCGGCCGAGCCCCTGTCCGCGGGTCAGCGCCAACTCGTAGGTACGTGGTCACTGGCGAGCATAGAGCGCCGCAGCGCCGACGACGAGCTTCTTGCGGCGCCGCTCGAAGACCGTCTCGGCTACCTCATCTACGACGCTTCCGGGTACATGGGCGTGACCATCATGCGTCCCGACCGCGTGCCGTACTCGGAAGCCGGGCCGACCGCCGACGAGGCGCTGGCGCAGTTCGGGAGCTACACGTCGTACTTCGGACCGTTCACGGTAGACGACGTCGAGGGAGCCGTCACGCACCACGTCGAGGCCAGCCTCGACCCGCGCGGCGCCGGGTCGGAGTACAGGCGCTTCTACACCCTTGTCGAGGATCGCCTGACCCTTCAGCCCCCGGCCGGAGCTGACGGTTCGAAGACGCTCGTGACGTGGGTGCGGCAGCCCGACCTGCCGCAGTCCGAGGTAACCGACACGCACACGGCGCTCTTCGGCGCGTACCGCATCGATTCGGTCGCCCGCCACACCACCGACGGGTTCCCGGTCGAGATCGACCAGTACGAGACCGGCTACATCTTCTACGCGCCGTCGGGACACATGTCGGTACATCTCGTGCGCCCCGGCCGGTCGGCGTTCGCCGGAGACTCGCCCACCGCCGACGAGGCGCTCCGGCTGACCGAGACCTACGGGAGCTACTTCGGACCGTTCTCCGTGCGCGAGATGGCGGGCTGCATCACCTGCCCCGGTCCACGCGATCAGGGCTATCTGACCCATCATCTGACCGGGAGCACGAATCCGCGGGGGACCGGCACGGACGCTCGGCGCTACTACGAGCTGACCGACACCGATCTCACGTTGCGGCCCCCGGTAGGAACGGACGACGAGGGCCGGGAAGTCGTGACCGCGATCCGCTGGGAGCGACTGCTTCGTCGGTGA
- a CDS encoding cyclase family protein, giving the protein MRLTSIAVIVVVSLTTLLAGSAPAVAQSWSPPPPEERCPSKWGAGDERGAANHMGPATVLKAARLIRTGRVIELGQVLRSDMPLGARHFDLYVKPTGPYVGSNRRGSNEELVVAEMGQVGTQFDGFTHQTIGDSLYNCVDQNEVMTRTGFTRLGVENVGTLMTRGVLIDVAALKGVDMLPDTYEITVDDLQQALDRQGVALEPGDAVLIHTGWGVLWDTDFDRFMATNPGIGVAAAQWLVEHDPMLLGADNQPVEVSPNPDPEISLPIHQIMLVVNGIHLVERMRLAELASAGVYEFAFVVQPLKLEGATGSTVAPVAIY; this is encoded by the coding sequence ATGCGATTGACCAGCATAGCCGTCATCGTCGTCGTTTCGCTCACGACCCTGCTCGCGGGGTCCGCGCCAGCCGTCGCCCAGTCGTGGTCGCCGCCGCCGCCCGAGGAGCGTTGCCCCAGCAAATGGGGCGCCGGCGACGAACGGGGCGCGGCCAACCACATGGGCCCCGCGACGGTGCTCAAGGCCGCGCGGCTGATCCGGACCGGGCGCGTGATCGAGCTCGGACAGGTGCTGAGAAGCGACATGCCGCTGGGCGCCCGGCACTTCGACCTCTACGTGAAGCCGACCGGCCCGTACGTGGGTTCGAACCGGCGCGGCTCGAACGAGGAGCTGGTCGTCGCCGAAATGGGCCAGGTGGGCACGCAGTTCGACGGCTTCACCCACCAGACCATCGGCGACAGCCTCTACAACTGCGTCGACCAGAACGAGGTCATGACGCGGACCGGCTTCACGCGGCTCGGCGTCGAGAACGTCGGCACGTTGATGACACGCGGCGTCCTCATCGACGTGGCGGCCCTCAAGGGCGTCGACATGCTGCCCGACACGTACGAGATCACGGTCGACGACCTGCAGCAGGCGCTCGATCGGCAGGGCGTGGCGCTGGAACCGGGCGACGCGGTGCTGATCCACACCGGCTGGGGCGTGCTCTGGGACACCGATTTCGACCGCTTCATGGCGACCAACCCCGGGATCGGCGTCGCGGCGGCGCAGTGGCTCGTGGAACACGATCCGATGCTGCTGGGGGCCGACAACCAGCCGGTCGAGGTTTCGCCCAACCCGGACCCGGAGATCTCGCTGCCGATCCACCAGATCATGCTGGTGGTCAACGGCATCCACTTGGTGGAGCGGATGCGACTGGCCGAGCTGGCCTCGGCCGGGGTCTACGAGTTCGCGTTCGTGGTGCAGCCGCTGAAGCTCGAAGGCGCCACCGGGTCGACCGTCGCCCCGGTCGCGATCTACTGA
- a CDS encoding type II toxin-antitoxin system PemK/MazF family toxin, with product MSQGEIWWADLPAPVGSGPGFRRPVVVVQGDALNRSRLATAVCVPLTSNLRWAAAPGNVLLAASTTGLPRDSVANVSQVVALDRNVFDERAGKLSRVKLELLLSGVDVVLGR from the coding sequence ATCTCGCAGGGTGAGATCTGGTGGGCCGATCTTCCGGCGCCGGTCGGATCGGGCCCCGGGTTCCGGCGACCGGTCGTGGTTGTGCAGGGCGATGCCCTGAACCGCAGCCGTCTTGCGACCGCGGTGTGCGTGCCCCTGACGAGCAACCTGCGATGGGCTGCAGCGCCTGGCAACGTGCTGCTGGCCGCGAGTACGACCGGTCTTCCGCGGGACTCGGTCGCCAACGTCTCGCAGGTCGTCGCACTTGACAGGAACGTGTTCGACGAACGCGCCGGCAAGCTCTCGCGGGTCAAGCTCGAGCTGCTGCTGTCGGGCGTCGACGTCGTCCTGGGTCGTTGA
- a CDS encoding cytochrome c yields the protein MTTTWAGNDVTAARPAAPAPTATRRLRARFAGVAACVGALALSAHPATAQETEEPSVWDGVYSAEQAMRGKKLYEATCSRCHGEDLSGANARPLAGESFIRDWGGLKLDGVLTRARTMPPGASGSLGETGYVDIIAYVLEVNEFPHGEGELTAERAGDILVYGADGPDAVPNFAMVQVVGCLARDDSTWIVTDGSEPIRTRDPDASSGDVLALTQAMALGGNTFELMYVFPDPDPYEGHRVEAKGFLIRREDGADALDAINVTAVASLEAACRVQEPAP from the coding sequence ATGACGACTACCTGGGCCGGTAACGACGTGACCGCGGCGAGACCGGCCGCGCCCGCCCCCACCGCGACCCGCCGCCTGCGGGCGAGGTTCGCGGGCGTCGCCGCCTGCGTCGGGGCACTGGCGCTCAGCGCGCACCCAGCCACGGCGCAGGAAACGGAAGAGCCGTCTGTCTGGGACGGCGTCTACTCCGCCGAGCAGGCGATGCGCGGCAAGAAGCTGTACGAGGCGACCTGCTCCCGGTGCCATGGGGAAGATCTGTCCGGCGCCAACGCGCGGCCGCTGGCCGGCGAGAGCTTCATCCGCGACTGGGGCGGCCTGAAGCTGGACGGCGTCCTCACCCGCGCGAGGACGATGCCGCCGGGCGCATCGGGCAGCCTCGGCGAGACCGGCTACGTGGACATCATCGCCTACGTGCTCGAGGTGAACGAGTTCCCGCATGGCGAGGGCGAGCTGACCGCGGAGCGCGCCGGCGACATCCTCGTCTACGGCGCGGACGGTCCCGACGCGGTGCCGAACTTCGCCATGGTGCAGGTGGTCGGATGCCTGGCGCGGGACGATAGCACCTGGATCGTCACCGACGGCAGCGAGCCAATCCGCACGCGCGACCCGGACGCGTCGTCCGGCGACGTGCTCGCTCTCACGCAGGCCATGGCGCTCGGAGGCAACACGTTCGAGCTGATGTACGTCTTCCCCGATCCCGACCCGTACGAGGGACACCGGGTCGAGGCCAAGGGGTTCCTGATCCGGCGTGAGGACGGCGCCGACGCGCTGGACGCGATCAACGTGACGGCGGTGGCGAGCCTGGAGGCCGCCTGCCGGGTCCAGGAGCCTGCGCCATAG
- a CDS encoding carboxymuconolactone decarboxylase family protein produces MTATAQNRMPPLSEDQMTPEQLAAVEEFKAARNTDRFGGPFMVLLRSPEMMNRARNVGDYVRFRSALPPRLSEFVILLTARHWTQNYEWYVHAPIAEREGLDAAIIEAVADGRRPAELAGDEAAVYDFCMELLRNHEVSDPTYARMVEHLGENGVIDAIGILGYYQMLAMAMNTARTPLPEGVEPGLLSFPR; encoded by the coding sequence ATGACCGCAACAGCCCAGAACCGCATGCCTCCGCTGTCGGAGGACCAGATGACCCCGGAGCAGTTGGCCGCCGTCGAGGAGTTCAAGGCGGCCCGCAACACCGACCGCTTCGGCGGCCCGTTCATGGTGCTGCTCCGCAGCCCCGAGATGATGAACCGCGCCCGCAACGTCGGCGACTACGTTCGTTTCCGCAGCGCCCTGCCGCCGCGCCTCAGCGAGTTCGTCATCCTGCTCACCGCACGCCACTGGACGCAGAACTACGAGTGGTACGTGCACGCCCCGATCGCCGAGCGCGAGGGGCTCGACGCCGCCATCATAGAGGCGGTGGCCGACGGGCGCCGGCCGGCGGAGCTCGCCGGGGACGAAGCCGCCGTCTATGACTTCTGCATGGAGCTGCTGCGCAACCACGAGGTCAGCGATCCGACCTACGCCCGGATGGTGGAGCACCTGGGCGAGAACGGCGTCATCGACGCCATCGGCATCCTGGGCTACTACCAGATGCTGGCGATGGCGATGAACACGGCGCGGACGCCGCTGCCGGAAGGGGTGGAACCGGGGCTGCTGTCGTTCCCGCGGTAG
- a CDS encoding PQQ-binding-like beta-propeller repeat protein, which produces MTYLARTFMAAAVLALTLGFVSSAAAQDWPQWRGPERDGVAAAFDVPASWPDTLQRHWSVDIGLGYASPVLIGDRLYMFSRQGEDEVMTALDAATGETIWRTSYAAPFNMNPSTARHRAGPKSTPTFADGRLFTHGMTGTVTAFDAAGGEQLWQFPGTGLTPLFHTSMSPLVIGDLVVVHVGGHNDGQLTAFDAASGAVRWSWDGDGPAYGSPMLFELGGTRQVVVFTQEHFVGVSPETGTLLWSRPFTTPAVTTSQTPLLHEDMVIQTGRANGVTAFRVSPGAGGWTTEDVWHTDEVGLHMTNGVINDGVLYGLSHLNSGQYFGLDLDTGEVLWTSAPRQAENASILRSGDTILSLEDDAELVVLAHSRSGFSPVQRYEVADSETWTAPTLVGNRLFIKDISTLALWTLD; this is translated from the coding sequence ATGACATATCTCGCGCGCACGTTCATGGCGGCGGCGGTTCTGGCGCTGACGCTCGGTTTCGTGTCGAGCGCGGCGGCGCAGGACTGGCCCCAGTGGCGCGGCCCGGAGCGTGACGGCGTGGCGGCGGCCTTCGACGTGCCGGCGAGCTGGCCGGACACGCTGCAACGGCACTGGTCGGTAGACATCGGACTCGGCTACGCCAGCCCGGTGCTGATCGGCGACCGCCTGTACATGTTCAGCCGCCAGGGCGAGGACGAAGTGATGACCGCGCTCGACGCGGCGACGGGCGAGACGATCTGGCGGACGAGCTACGCGGCGCCGTTCAACATGAACCCGTCGACCGCGCGGCATCGTGCGGGTCCGAAGTCGACCCCGACCTTCGCCGATGGCCGTCTCTTCACGCACGGGATGACCGGCACCGTCACCGCGTTCGACGCGGCCGGCGGCGAGCAGCTCTGGCAGTTTCCCGGCACCGGTCTGACGCCGCTCTTCCACACCTCGATGTCGCCGCTGGTGATCGGCGACCTGGTCGTCGTCCACGTCGGCGGGCACAACGACGGTCAGTTGACCGCGTTCGACGCGGCCTCCGGGGCAGTGCGCTGGAGCTGGGACGGCGACGGGCCCGCCTACGGCTCGCCGATGCTGTTCGAGCTGGGCGGAACGCGGCAGGTGGTCGTCTTCACGCAGGAGCACTTCGTCGGCGTGTCGCCGGAGACCGGCACCCTGCTCTGGAGCCGGCCGTTCACGACGCCGGCCGTCACCACGTCGCAGACGCCGCTCCTCCACGAGGACATGGTGATTCAGACCGGCCGCGCCAACGGCGTGACCGCGTTCCGCGTCAGCCCGGGCGCAGGCGGCTGGACCACCGAGGACGTCTGGCACACCGACGAGGTCGGGCTCCACATGACCAACGGCGTCATCAACGACGGCGTCCTCTACGGGCTCTCGCACCTGAACAGCGGCCAGTACTTCGGTCTGGATCTCGATACCGGCGAGGTGCTCTGGACCAGCGCGCCGCGGCAAGCGGAGAACGCCTCGATTCTCCGGTCCGGCGACACGATCCTCTCGCTGGAGGACGACGCCGAGCTGGTCGTCCTGGCCCACAGCCGCAGTGGATTCAGCCCGGTGCAGCGCTACGAGGTGGCCGACAGCGAGACCTGGACGGCGCCGACCCTCGTTGGCAACCGGCTCTTCATCAAGGATATTTCGACGCTGGCGCTCTGGACGCTCGACTGA
- a CDS encoding ribbon-helix-helix protein, CopG family gives MKTAVSIPDEIFEQAERLAERERRSRSEVYSAALREYVARHAPDEVTDAMNRVCVAVGSESDAFAAAAARRVLERVEW, from the coding sequence ATGAAGACGGCGGTTTCAATCCCGGACGAGATCTTCGAGCAGGCAGAACGACTGGCGGAGCGCGAGCGCAGGTCGCGGAGCGAGGTGTACAGCGCGGCGCTCCGCGAGTACGTGGCGCGTCACGCGCCGGACGAAGTGACCGACGCCATGAATCGTGTGTGCGTTGCGGTCGGCAGCGAGTCGGATGCGTTCGCGGCCGCTGCGGCCCGACGCGTCCTGGAGCGCGTCGAGTGGTGA
- a CDS encoding cupin domain-containing protein, protein MTLTTRMQLRFGLAVAFVAVAGVLYFAADSGAVAAAQSNFVGGDPTRPDSSDIRAVRLRFEAGARSNWHSHGNWQIIMAEEGEGRTQVQGEPIQILEAGGNPVYAGPGVLHWHGAAPDQHMVQLTFVSGQTSWEGPVSDDDYLGR, encoded by the coding sequence ATGACGCTGACAACCCGTATGCAGCTTCGTTTCGGTCTCGCCGTCGCGTTCGTCGCCGTCGCGGGAGTCCTGTACTTCGCCGCGGATTCCGGCGCGGTCGCCGCGGCGCAGAGCAACTTCGTCGGGGGCGATCCGACTCGCCCGGACTCGTCGGACATCCGCGCCGTCCGCCTGCGGTTCGAAGCCGGCGCACGGTCGAACTGGCACAGCCACGGCAACTGGCAGATCATCATGGCCGAAGAAGGCGAGGGCCGCACCCAGGTTCAGGGGGAGCCGATACAGATCCTGGAGGCCGGCGGCAACCCGGTCTACGCCGGACCCGGCGTGCTCCACTGGCACGGCGCGGCGCCCGACCAGCACATGGTTCAGCTCACCTTCGTCAGCGGCCAGACGAGCTGGGAAGGTCCCGTCAGCGATGACGACTACCTGGGCCGGTAA
- a CDS encoding carboxypeptidase regulatory-like domain-containing protein: MRYARIDRLATALVVAFTVSLGAAQGPGEMTGEADLRGVVRSPAGPEAGVWVIAETEDLDTLFRKIVVTGDDGRFLVPDLPDAAYRVWVRGYGLVDSEPVTARPGESVTLEAAPAPTPQEAAAVYPANYWYSLLEVPAASEFPGTGPGGNGISPALRSQAAWVDVTKQGCQLCHQMGNRFTFDISHLDGFDSSVEAWDHRVAFGQRGAQMSGVLNRFGRDRGLAMFADWSDRIAAGEVPEAPPRPQGVERNLVLTMWEWAGEASYVHDEITTDKRQPTVNADGLVYGVSITEDTLVVTDTARHESIEIPIPLREPTEMVPSMFPTAPGFEPSPYWGDEIIFDAPANPHNPMMDAQGRVWLTSTIRRHSNPDWCREGSAHPSARYFPVERSGRQISVYDPATETFTLIDSCYGTHHLQFAEDERDTLWFSGDSNVVGWLDTKQYDETGNEQASQGWCPTVIDTNGDGRITRPWNEPGEQVDPAHDTRLGGFAYGIIANPVDDSAWIARTGPFPGRLVRLDRGDNPPETCIAEVYEPPSIENSGVDPAQTGHAPRGVDVDRNGLIWTALSGSGHMASFDRSKCRVLNGPEATGQHCPEGWTLYPTPGPQMKGVTDPGSADYHYYNWVDQFDTLGLGTNVPIAPGSGSDSLLALLPETEEWVVLRVPYPLGFFARGLDGRIDDPDGGWKGRGLWANYGSNLNWHIEGGQGRRSSVIHFQLRPDPLAQ, from the coding sequence ATGCGGTACGCACGGATCGACCGGCTCGCGACGGCGCTCGTCGTCGCGTTTACGGTTTCGCTCGGCGCGGCGCAGGGCCCCGGGGAGATGACGGGAGAGGCCGACCTGCGGGGCGTCGTGCGCAGTCCGGCCGGCCCGGAGGCGGGGGTCTGGGTCATTGCCGAGACCGAGGACCTCGACACCCTGTTCCGCAAGATCGTCGTCACCGGCGACGACGGGCGGTTCCTCGTGCCGGATCTGCCGGATGCCGCCTATCGCGTCTGGGTCCGCGGCTACGGGCTGGTCGATTCCGAGCCGGTGACTGCCCGGCCCGGCGAGAGCGTGACCCTGGAGGCCGCACCGGCCCCGACGCCGCAGGAGGCGGCCGCGGTCTACCCGGCCAACTATTGGTACTCGCTGCTCGAGGTTCCCGCCGCGAGCGAATTCCCCGGCACCGGGCCCGGCGGCAACGGCATCTCGCCGGCGCTCCGCAGCCAGGCCGCCTGGGTCGACGTCACCAAGCAGGGATGCCAGCTCTGCCACCAGATGGGCAACCGGTTCACGTTCGACATCAGCCACCTCGACGGATTCGACTCCTCGGTCGAGGCGTGGGATCACCGGGTCGCCTTCGGGCAGCGCGGCGCGCAGATGAGCGGGGTGCTGAACCGGTTCGGGCGCGACCGCGGCCTCGCGATGTTCGCCGACTGGAGCGACCGCATCGCCGCCGGCGAGGTGCCGGAGGCTCCGCCCCGGCCGCAGGGGGTCGAGCGCAACCTCGTGCTGACCATGTGGGAGTGGGCGGGGGAGGCCTCCTACGTCCACGACGAGATCACCACCGACAAGCGGCAGCCCACCGTCAACGCCGACGGCCTCGTCTACGGCGTCTCGATCACGGAGGACACGCTGGTGGTCACCGACACGGCGCGGCACGAATCCATCGAGATTCCCATCCCGCTCCGCGAGCCCACCGAGATGGTGCCGTCGATGTTCCCGACCGCGCCCGGCTTCGAGCCGTCGCCGTACTGGGGCGACGAGATCATCTTCGACGCGCCGGCCAATCCGCACAACCCGATGATGGACGCGCAGGGCCGGGTCTGGCTGACCTCCACGATCCGCCGCCACAGCAACCCCGACTGGTGCCGGGAGGGTTCGGCGCATCCGTCCGCGCGCTACTTCCCGGTCGAGCGCAGCGGCCGGCAGATATCCGTCTACGACCCGGCGACCGAGACGTTCACGCTCATCGACAGTTGCTACGGGACGCACCACCTGCAGTTCGCCGAGGATGAGCGCGACACCCTGTGGTTCAGCGGCGACTCGAACGTGGTCGGGTGGCTCGATACGAAGCAGTACGACGAGACCGGCAACGAGCAGGCGTCGCAGGGCTGGTGCCCGACCGTGATCGACACCAACGGCGACGGGCGGATCACGCGGCCGTGGAACGAGCCGGGCGAGCAGGTCGACCCCGCGCACGATACCCGACTGGGAGGATTCGCCTACGGCATCATCGCCAACCCGGTGGACGATTCCGCCTGGATCGCCCGGACGGGACCGTTCCCGGGCCGTCTTGTCCGCCTGGACAGGGGCGACAATCCGCCGGAGACGTGCATCGCGGAGGTGTACGAGCCGCCGTCCATCGAGAATTCCGGCGTCGACCCGGCGCAGACCGGCCACGCGCCGCGCGGCGTCGACGTCGACCGCAACGGCCTCATCTGGACCGCGCTTTCCGGCAGCGGGCACATGGCCAGCTTCGACCGCAGCAAGTGCCGCGTCCTGAACGGCCCGGAGGCGACCGGCCAGCACTGTCCGGAAGGCTGGACGCTGTATCCGACGCCGGGACCGCAGATGAAGGGGGTGACCGACCCCGGCAGCGCCGACTACCACTACTACAACTGGGTCGATCAGTTCGACACGCTCGGGTTGGGGACCAACGTGCCGATCGCGCCCGGCTCGGGCTCCGATTCGCTGCTGGCCCTGCTCCCCGAGACCGAAGAATGGGTGGTGTTGCGGGTGCCGTATCCGCTCGGGTTCTTCGCCCGCGGGCTGGACGGGCGGATCGACGATCCGGACGGCGGCTGGAAGGGGCGCGGGCTCTGGGCCAACTACGGGTCGAACCTGAACTGGCACATCGAGGGGGGCCAGGGCAGGCGGAGCTCGGTCATCCATTTCCAGCTCCGGCCGGATCCGCTCGCGCAGTGA